The proteins below come from a single Cololabis saira isolate AMF1-May2022 chromosome 2, fColSai1.1, whole genome shotgun sequence genomic window:
- the LOC133421448 gene encoding leucine-rich repeat-containing protein 49-like isoform X1, which produces MGMLNAEAESCKTEVDRLPCLQRFFLSCNNIIRFDQLACLGESPSLSELTLDGNPVALETWYKQAVLRCVLHLKQLDMKRITDEDRRMAGVQTRKEEEKKKESHKQAIHKEKRRLAIRNAAQQWEGVIACLELPATTGCKEDVSPENSPAHSPAQTNGLAQEPSPDEPRRISPGSGPERPPGGTESRLRTNSRPNSPRDPKLVEAGSGSVQSLSLSDSHLAELDGDTLRLFGLGALEALERGWGVQTAGAVTVITFRYINFDAIVPTLPRIRVKFPNLSHLIFMETNINRLPQLAALAQVRRLDQLTVLPEGNPVVSLALWRSFVIYRLNHFNLQRINGQEVTMNDVIAAERVFGTLGHIAATETPRCRLLLLLEESRKRQLQFLLEGRGRRAGLSPEELRDNGKLLGEGLSRALFNYPSRDCSAESPEEGNVESSERAAMIAQYLQELVQRASDTNLKGEALHKLWPSMFAEMVKDCVMEMSDQAAFRQVSLAKLSETK; this is translated from the exons ATGGGGATGCTGAATGCTGAAGCAGAGAGCTGCAAG ACTGAGGTGGACCGCTTGCCTTGCTTGCAGCGCTTCTTTCTCAGCTGCAACAACATCATCAG ATTTGATCAGCTAGCCTGCCTTGGAGAGTCGCCGTCCCTTTCTGAGCTAACCCTGGATGGGAATCCTGTAGCCCTGGAGACATGGTACAAGCAGGCCGTCCTGCGCTGtgtgcttcacctgaaacagCTGGACATGAAGCGCATCACA GACGAGGATCGGCGCATGGCAGGTGTACAGACTCgaaaagaggaggagaagaagaaggagagtcACAAACAGGCCATTCATAAG GAGAAGCGGCGTCTAGCAATCCGTAATGCAGCACAGCAGTGGGAGGGTGTAATAGCCTGCTTGGAGCTCCCTGCAACAACTGGCTGTAAGGAGGATGTTAGTCCAGAGAACAGCCCGGCTCACAGTCCTGCACAGACCAATGGCCTTGCACAGGAGCCTTCTCCAGATGAACCAAG ACGGATAAGCCCGGGTTCAGGACCTGAACGACCGCCAGGGGGGACAGAAAGCAGGCTACGAACCAACAGCCGACCGAACAGCCCTCGGGATCCCAA GCTTGTGGAGGCAGGGAGTGGCAGCGTTCAGAGTCTGTCCTTGTCTGACAGTCACCTGGCAGAGCTGGATGGAGATACCCTGCGTTTATTTGGACTCGGAGCCCTGGAGGCCCTGGAGAGGGGATGGGGTGTGCAGACTGCTGGTGCCGTCACTGTTATAACCTTTCGCTACATCAACTTTGATGCCATTGTACCTACACTGCCGAGAATAAGGGTCAAGTTCCCAAATCTGTCG CACCTGATCTTCATGGAAACCAACATCAACCGTTTGCCGCAGCTAGCGGCCCTGGCTCAGGTGAGGCGTCTGGACCAGCTGACCGTCCTTCCAGAGGGGAACCCCGTGGTCAGTCTGGCTCTGTGGCGCTCGTTTGTCATCTACCGCCTCAACCATTTCAACCTTCAGAGGATCAACGGCCAGGAG GTGACCATGAATGATGTGATCGCTGCAGAGCGAGTATTCGGGACCCTGGGTCATATAGCAGCCACTGAAACTCCACGTTGCCGGCTCCTCCTACTACTAGAGGAGTCCAG GAAGCGGCAGCTGCAGTTCCTGTTGGAGGGGCGAGGCCGGCGGGCAGGCCTGAGTCCAGAGGAGCTGCGGGACAACGGCAAGCTCCTGGGCGAAGGCCTCAGCAGAGCGCTGTTCAACTACCCAAGCAGAGACTGCAGCGCTGAGAGCCCGGAG GAGGGCAACGTGGAGTCGTCGGAGCGCGCTGCCATGATAGCACAGTATCTCCAGGAGTTGGTCCAACGGGCGTCAGACACCAACCTGAAGGGCGAGGCTCTACACAAGCTGTGGCCTTCCATGTTCGCCGAGATGGTGAAAGACTGCGTGATGGAGATGAGCGATCAAGCAGCCTTCCGCCAAGTCAGTCTGGCGAAGCTCTCTGAGACCAAGTGA
- the LOC133421448 gene encoding leucine-rich repeat-containing protein 49-like isoform X2 yields MKRITDEDRRMAGVQTRKEEEKKKESHKQAIHKEKRRLAIRNAAQQWEGVIACLELPATTGCKEDVSPENSPAHSPAQTNGLAQEPSPDEPRRISPGSGPERPPGGTESRLRTNSRPNSPRDPKLVEAGSGSVQSLSLSDSHLAELDGDTLRLFGLGALEALERGWGVQTAGAVTVITFRYINFDAIVPTLPRIRVKFPNLSHLIFMETNINRLPQLAALAQVRRLDQLTVLPEGNPVVSLALWRSFVIYRLNHFNLQRINGQEVTMNDVIAAERVFGTLGHIAATETPRCRLLLLLEESRKRQLQFLLEGRGRRAGLSPEELRDNGKLLGEGLSRALFNYPSRDCSAESPEEGNVESSERAAMIAQYLQELVQRASDTNLKGEALHKLWPSMFAEMVKDCVMEMSDQAAFRQVSLAKLSETK; encoded by the exons ATGAAGCGCATCACA GACGAGGATCGGCGCATGGCAGGTGTACAGACTCgaaaagaggaggagaagaagaaggagagtcACAAACAGGCCATTCATAAG GAGAAGCGGCGTCTAGCAATCCGTAATGCAGCACAGCAGTGGGAGGGTGTAATAGCCTGCTTGGAGCTCCCTGCAACAACTGGCTGTAAGGAGGATGTTAGTCCAGAGAACAGCCCGGCTCACAGTCCTGCACAGACCAATGGCCTTGCACAGGAGCCTTCTCCAGATGAACCAAG ACGGATAAGCCCGGGTTCAGGACCTGAACGACCGCCAGGGGGGACAGAAAGCAGGCTACGAACCAACAGCCGACCGAACAGCCCTCGGGATCCCAA GCTTGTGGAGGCAGGGAGTGGCAGCGTTCAGAGTCTGTCCTTGTCTGACAGTCACCTGGCAGAGCTGGATGGAGATACCCTGCGTTTATTTGGACTCGGAGCCCTGGAGGCCCTGGAGAGGGGATGGGGTGTGCAGACTGCTGGTGCCGTCACTGTTATAACCTTTCGCTACATCAACTTTGATGCCATTGTACCTACACTGCCGAGAATAAGGGTCAAGTTCCCAAATCTGTCG CACCTGATCTTCATGGAAACCAACATCAACCGTTTGCCGCAGCTAGCGGCCCTGGCTCAGGTGAGGCGTCTGGACCAGCTGACCGTCCTTCCAGAGGGGAACCCCGTGGTCAGTCTGGCTCTGTGGCGCTCGTTTGTCATCTACCGCCTCAACCATTTCAACCTTCAGAGGATCAACGGCCAGGAG GTGACCATGAATGATGTGATCGCTGCAGAGCGAGTATTCGGGACCCTGGGTCATATAGCAGCCACTGAAACTCCACGTTGCCGGCTCCTCCTACTACTAGAGGAGTCCAG GAAGCGGCAGCTGCAGTTCCTGTTGGAGGGGCGAGGCCGGCGGGCAGGCCTGAGTCCAGAGGAGCTGCGGGACAACGGCAAGCTCCTGGGCGAAGGCCTCAGCAGAGCGCTGTTCAACTACCCAAGCAGAGACTGCAGCGCTGAGAGCCCGGAG GAGGGCAACGTGGAGTCGTCGGAGCGCGCTGCCATGATAGCACAGTATCTCCAGGAGTTGGTCCAACGGGCGTCAGACACCAACCTGAAGGGCGAGGCTCTACACAAGCTGTGGCCTTCCATGTTCGCCGAGATGGTGAAAGACTGCGTGATGGAGATGAGCGATCAAGCAGCCTTCCGCCAAGTCAGTCTGGCGAAGCTCTCTGAGACCAAGTGA